Part of the Acropora palmata chromosome 10, jaAcrPala1.3, whole genome shotgun sequence genome, AGTGTTAATTCTTAAGAActctttaacccttttcctcctatgagtgtcaaatggcactaatggattttactctgtctaatgccaggcgattttactcatcaatggggaaccccttaggggtgaaagggttaacaacatggaaagccaaTGTCCCCGTTAATATTATTGATGCTTCCAGAGTGAAAAAGTCTGTTTCTTTCATGTTTGTGATTTAATAAGTGGCTGAACATTTACACCTCCAAGCATTTACATCTTCAAGCAAAGTGAAAGTGCTTTCTTTAGCTCTTTAGATCTTAAAATTGTCTTCCTTTTGCCCCAGCAAAGGATATTTAAGGAGCTTATAAGGCCTCTGTACTTTTTTCTAAATTATAAGGGGTTTTAAACTTGTTAAGATTTCTTGTAAGGGTAAGGGTCTTGTTAGAAAGTAATTCTGGGCTCCTATGAAATGACCCTGGAAAGTCTTTGAAgataccttttttttgttcctgttAAGATTTTTGAGGATCTTAACTGGGATCTTCAAGAAGAGAAGAGACTCTTTATTACAAAATCATATCTTATCTTTGCTGTAACAGTTATGAATCATTCAATCCTATGTTAATGTACAGTTGGCAATATAGAAAGTTATGTATGTATTTCTTTAGTTTCAAAGATCTTCCAGTTCATTTCATGATGGAGAAAAATCCGAACCAAGAAGAAAAGCTGAATATTTTGGGTATGTTTCTATCTATGacaattaactgaaaaatgattgatttttaGACTTTCATTCACCACTCGATCCTCAGAGGTGAATGTAATGATATTGTATAATCACGTCCAAGCTAGCCAATCGGCACACACCAAAAGCACtgttcacttgtgtggtatatatagtaataataataataatgattattattattattattattttttgttattattattgttcttcgGATAGCACCAATATTCTACTTGATTGGCTATCCCTTATAGTATTCTTGAACTTGACTCCTATGTGGGGTGAGTTTGTTTGCTCTCCACTCTTCTCCAAGAGTTGAGTAAATTCAAAGGTTGATGTTGTGGTGCATGATTAATAAGTTATTGTGGTGTGGTTTTTAACAATCAAGTTTTaaagtgtttgttttcttaCAGAACAAACTCATTGGAATTTGAGTCTCAAGAAGATGTTACTAGTCGCTGGAAAAGAGAGACACTTTTGTGAGTATGAATTTGTGTACAGAACATTTTGTTGGTGCGAATAAAGCTATAGTTTACATTCAAATTTAATCCAAAGTTCAGTTTGGTTAATCTTGAGGACATTTATAGCCTTTTTTTGCTCTTccttataattataattatgcgagtcattttgaaaacagtaataataaattattattattataattattataattattattattgaacatGAGAAACTCTTTTATGTATTTTGTTTGACTATAGCTGGCTTAGGCATCCCAGAATAAGAGAAAATTGGAAAACTGTAACAGCagcatttttgttatttgtggCTGGAATAGGTATGAAAATCAGATTTCAGTTACTGCATTTAATAAGATTTATTGAGAAACAAGGATGCAGCGGGGATGAAATCATCATTTTGTCTCCCAGCACTAggtattcatttgttttaactCGAGGTTGTCTTGGGCCAAGTTTGCTATTTTTGTCTCAGGATATGCATTTGCACACTGCATAGTCAAATTAAATGGGCATAAATTTTTTGCATCTGTCACCACTTCTAGTTTACACAAAAATGTAATGAAAGCcacgatcaatttttgttatactaattttatttacttactCTTTTGTCAGCTTTTCTTTTAGCTGGGATTGTCCTTGCAGCTACAGCTGATGATGGTATGTACAATAATACTATTATCACTTTCATCATGATTGTGAAAGAAAGTAAGGTGAagttttgatttattttgcaGGAATGAAGAGTatcatattttttgtttgtgctgTCATTTGCATTCTCCCTGGTGGTAAGTTGATGAtgctgttaatttttttatttcatagagcttatcaataataatttttttattgattaatTTGAGAGATCTTGGGTatctttttctcttaaaaaCTGATGATCCTGTATTTTTGTATTGCAAAGCTTTCCCAGTTGGTTGTTATTGCCCAAGTTGAGTGTGCATTTCAACTGTTGAATAGTTGGAACCCCAGCTTAACAAACATGTTGATCATGCCTCTTTAGCATTAcgcttttcactttttctcgCTGTCAGTTGTTTATTTCCAGAATATTAATGATTGGTTTGACTTCAATAGAGCTTGAATGGAACattcatattaattttatcttaTTGAGATTTGGAAGTTGTTTTGCAATATAAGATAGAGCTTAATGGCTGTGTTTTTCTGAAAGTTTTTAGTACAAAATGAAGTCAtaaaaacattcttttgaattttcttttttttgcaggaTATCACGTTATTTACATATATAGAGCTACCAAGGGACAAAGAGGATATAATTTTGAGAGTATACCTTCCTTTCAATGAATAGGACTATAGCTTTGaacagtgataataataatcaacaacaataatattattcttattctACAAAGATTCATTTGATGGGAAGTGTTAGATATTAACTTACAAGGTGCATAGTGCAGTGTTGGTTATAATGATTTTATATCCAGCAGGCCCTAGtagagtaataataattattgttttattaaaaattctTGGATAATCAACTCTTCtatgttgattttattctgGTCCAAGAGAGCTTTTGTGAGTGAGCCATTTTTCTCAGagctttaaaaatgttttcagcttGTTTAATTGCTTGATGCATTCTTTGACCATATTAGGTACAATAGGGGTAGCGGTGGGTTTCGCCTGTAGCAAGTTTCACCCATGAAGCGTTTCACCCAGAACTATAAGACCTATGTCATAGAAATATAATCTTTACAAACtcttgattctttttttagtATTCGCAAATCCGTATTCTTAATTTGGCgtgtgaaaattttttttacaaaagatTTGCAATGATGAGAAGCTATGATGGTATGTTCCACGGATTCTGTTCCACGCACTAGTGTTTTCAACTAAACAATGTAGTTTGCGTCAACACAAAATGACACAACCTTCTAGAGAAAATAGCTGCTgcagacaaaaacaaaataatagtcatatttttttcaataaacatttttaagcATCTCTTTTCTCCCAATGAAAGTGAcaacttgtttgtttcaaCATGGTCTCAGGACAAGTCATGACATTACACAACTTTCATTCTGGGCATACACCTTTGAGAGTAAacttaagttttcttttcaaattctaTGGACAAGTGAAAGGGTGAGATATTTTTGCAATGTggaaaaatttccttttagTCGTTTCTAGGTGAAACCATCCTCGTTCTAGTTCGGGGGAAACGATGTGGGCGAAAGTTGCTATATCCACAGTAGGTAAATGAACTGATAGTCTGTGTCTGGtgaaccaatgaaaatgctggaaatttGATATCtaattcagtttttaataagagctattattattattattattattattattattattattttaataatattattaatataaacCAATATTTGTTTCTCAGAATGCCATCAAATCATATTGTATCTAAATAGAGgcagtaaaaaaaatgagacaatGGCTGCACTCTAAACAGAGCTATGTAATTAACTCTAGAATGTCATCCCTATCGCTGTATCGTGGGAGTTCATTATGGAAGCTCTAGTTACTTTTTGCACTCATAATGATTACTAATGTTAGAGGCCATTTTATCGCATGGGGGTATACCCTTAGTAGTAAAAAACATGCAACCAGAGTTGTACCATAATATAAAGGTCTCTGCAATAACCATGGTTTCAACCTATAAAATTGAATAGTATTTGTAAAATATGGATTTTTGGAAAATCATTTCTTTCATGTTGGCCATAGGATGTAATGCCAAGTGCCTTTTTCTTTCTACAAGGGCTTTAGTTGtacaaaattcttttttttaccacaataaAATACACTGAACAATAGTTATTAATGAATGTATTTGAGGTGAAAcaaattctttttgttttagttatAATGCCACTTAAAAATGAATAGCTAGcatgcaaaaaacgtttgTAACCAAAATGATAACCACTTGAAAAATTCCATTATtagatatttttatttccgCATGGTGGCATGGAAGTGAATGTTACCATATTGGGCTTATCACCTTTGAGCTTGCTTGTATTGAATTCTGTGCTTTTCACTGATGTGTGAAAAGCGCTGTTCACTTCTGTGGTGTATTCAGCAATATTACATAATGACATATTGATCATAATAAGACAGATTTATCTTCCCATTTGCAGTTAACAGGTTATTGGAGATTTTTTCTTGAAGGTTTCACCttattttatgtatttttcatcatcataAAATGTAAAGCTTAGTCTTGCGTATGCTGTAAAGCAATTTCACGTTCACGTTTAAACAAGCTTTCAGCTCCTAAGTGACATGTGGttaaataaagtattattattattattattattattattattattattattatttctaaaCTCATGCTATGCTTTTCATTtatacaaatattttgttgcttttgttttaatttaagtgAAATTATATTTTCGTGAAAGACCCCTCTCTTATGATGAGACTCGTCAGTGTCTTTGATGTGAAAAGGGACTCCATGCTAAAGATATGCATCATTTATAACCGGTGAAagaatcaaattatttttaacagacaaaagaattaaatttttctcaGCAATGATGCAATTCTTCTTGGCTTGCCAGCCAGCTTGAAGGTTATACTGGTGCCGTTCAATCGTCTTCCAAATTCGTTGCGGCTCGTAATTTGTGTTTACGAAGTCCACTCGTCAGAATaaagctttgttttccttaaggtggcttactacagttttataagggttcaacaggtgtataccataaatgtgcaaatttaattattttttgcatcaatattctgataacaaataaaaaacccctatatgagaccaTTGCTGCTTTCAAATTACCgcttgggaagttaaaggggcacgaaacgggaagactgtgcacgattagggggcctgggaacgaattggaaaagtgtgttttacgggaaactgacccgtacgaccatacctaaaattttgtctgtatcactgttaactaccaaagaacatccttgcaaagtaaaaaaaaaatctgcaaggcagttttttcataatttatgaaaaactcaaaaatcgactttttcataaaacgttaacggtgaaacagacaaaattttaggtatggtcgtacgggtcagtttcccgtaaaacacacttttccaattcgttcccaggccccctaatcgtgcacggtcttcccgtttcgtgcccctttaacttccgaaacggtaatttgaagcagccattgtctcatataggggttttcaCTTGTTATCAgcatattgatgcaaaaaaataatgaaatttgcacatttgtggtatacacctgttgaacccttataaaactgtagtaagccaccttaagttAATTCGCTGTGCACAATTAATTGCCGTATAAGTGAGAGGATGACTGCGCAGAAAGGATGTGTCTAACTCCCGTAGAATTTCTTGCAAATCAACTTATCTCCCAACAGAATATATAAAAGTCACAAACGAGGAATTTACGAGCGACCTGGAACCGTCttatacaaaaatattttggtaGAACACTCGTATTTGAAGAAATTCTGCTGTTTATGAGTGTTCTTGAATGTACTTCTCATTCACCGAAAATAATTAAAGCAAAGATGCCCTTGTTTCGGTTTCCTACTCgactaaaatttaatttaaatgtgTCCTTAGATTTTTAAAGTTAAGTTTTAATGCGTGAAATTATAGGTAAATCTATATTTTTGGactgtttcaattttgaaacttttgttgaaaggaaaaggtaagaaaatattaaagaGAAGAAAAGTGTCTTCGGCCAGGCtcgaactggcgaccttccgcgtgtgaGGCGgacgtgataaccactacactacgaAGACCTCGGTTAAGGTAAATGGTTTTATATTTTGATTAAATACCTCATATATACTCCAATACTGCTTTTGTcagaaaaatcaaattttccGTAATTACACAAAAGCCATTAAATTAATTGTGACtgtttttcaataaatttgttcCGAAATAAAAGTTGAGTTGGAGAAAAACGAAAGACagaaaagcaataaaaaacaatcaaCTACAGGACAATGGGTATTCCTGTGTGGTTTTGATGAGTGACAGGTGCCACTCATTTAGTAGCCTCGATTTTTTTCTaccaatgaaatgaaagaatttgGCACCCGGGGCAAATTCGCGCCTTTTTCTCCATGCACAAGCGcacaaattttcacttttacaTAACAATCAGATAGGACGGTCACGTTTTTCGTCTCTGCCTTGAAATAAcgtcttttttttacttaaaagaaattcaaaggTTACACTAAGAAGACAACACAAGCGGTGAagaaggaaattttttttgggagAATTTCTGTTGTTTACGGTGAGAAATTTTATTGGAAACTTTTCACGTTTCGCTCTCAGTCAAGTGCTGTTGTCTTAAAGTTAATGTATTTGTCTCAAACTGggttttattgcaatttttcaggCATTTGTGTGAACAACAAGTCTTCAATCATTGACAAGAAGCAATACTGCATGAACTCGTTGTAAAAGGTGAACGAACAAAGACAAATGTTGCGCCGAGAAGTGAAACAACGGCAACTATTCGCGTGGACACTCGCGTCAGAGAGACAAACCAGCTAGAGTTTTACGACAATTCTGGGGCTGTGGATTTAAGGTAAATAAACCTCCcatgttattgttttgaatcATCCGTCTTTTCTGAAAGCTTctgcatttttttattcttctttttttaccaAACTAATAGCAAAAGCCTTCGCTCCGCTTGAAAGCGCTCCTTAGACGTTTTGATCAAGAAATACACAAAGCTTCAAATACTTTtctatttgaatttttgaagaaaaaaaaaacagcaacaacacaCAAAGATTCATTCAAGTTAGTGAATACATTCATGTTTTCCCGCTCGTTTTGTACTAGCACATACCGTGGAGGAAAAGAACTGCAACAACAATCTTTATTGGTACCAATACAATGCAAATTGACTATTTTCAATGAATTTAACTTACAAATTAAGTTCAGTAAGAGCTGCCGAGAATAACCATGAGGGAAAGAGCCAGGTAGAAAACCTCACTTCAGCGAAGTCTAATTCCGTATGATTCAAAGGACGCTCTCACTAACTAATTGGGGAATCGTAAGgaatcacattttttttaattccaaggcaaaattttcttgcgtttttgattcaatttagtcaaacttaaaagaaaagttgagTCAAAGTTTGATGAAATTTCGCTGGGGTAAAATGCGACAGGACGAATAGAAAGGAACCTGTTTTTGGttaaaaatcattaaaaataaCCTCTATTGCCGAATAGGTAGAAAGGGATTTCTATTACCGATGTaagttcgtttgtttttttttctctgttttgcttgatattttttcgtttctatttttatttgctattCCCACGTGCTTTCAGCGATGATCAACATAGAGCGCGGTTCATGCACCTTTAATCAATGACAGCGCTAGATAgcgaaaacaattttaaacaatctGGAAACAGTATCGagtaatttatttattgctttttcatttGAGAACAGCGATGACACGAGAAAAAATACATCGGTCCTAATATGTCATAATATGTACTGTACCCGAGGTCATGGCGTACGGACGGAGCGCCATGACCGagtgccaaatattttcccgtccggcCCGACCTAACTCAGCCAATAAGCATTTTATCATACGACCAAcgcgcttttccttttttttttctttttttttaatgggtAATAAATTCGCTATCGGAATGTTCACTTACGTCGCTAATTTTGACCGAAAAGTCGGGATTTATAtagcaacaaagttgttt contains:
- the LOC141893950 gene encoding uncharacterized protein LOC141893950 isoform X1 codes for the protein MASMPQQGVNNKILVAESDDEDGDDVSDIATRTRPSYKKNTKSPVPRPVEPKVFVQNEQEAFSRSGEVSEERDLGYGDIWSGKKFQRSSSSFHDGEKSEPRRKAEYFGTNSLEFESQEDVTSRWKRETLFWLRHPRIRENWKTVTAAFLLFVAGIAFLLAGIVLAATADDGMKSIIFFVCAVICILPGGYHVIYIYRATKGQRGYNFESIPSFQ
- the LOC141893950 gene encoding transmembrane protein 134-like isoform X2, giving the protein MASMPQQGVNNKILVAESDDEDGDDVSDIATRTRPSYKKNTKSPVPRPVEPKVFVQNEQEAFSRSGEFQRSSSSFHDGEKSEPRRKAEYFGTNSLEFESQEDVTSRWKRETLFWLRHPRIRENWKTVTAAFLLFVAGIAFLLAGIVLAATADDGMKSIIFFVCAVICILPGGYHVIYIYRATKGQRGYNFESIPSFQ